Part of the Candidatus Eisenbacteria bacterium genome, CGGTCGTCACGGGCGGGAACCGGGGGATCGGGCGGGGAATCGCCTCGGCCCTGGCCCAGGAAGGGGCCACGGTCGCGCTCACCTCGCGAACCGCCTCGACCGCCGAGAAGGCCGCGAGAGAGATCGGCAGCGGAGCCCTCGGCTTCGCCTGCGACGTCAGGCGCCACGATCAGGTGGCCGCCCTGTTCGGCCAGGTGGAACAGCGGTGCGGGGGCACCGACATCCTGATCAACAACGCCGGCATCGGGGTCTTCGGGCCGGCCGCCGACATGAGCCCCGAAGACTGGCACGCGGTGATCGACACCAATCTCAGTGGAGTCTTCTACTGTTGCCGCGAAGCCATTCCGCAGATGCGACGCCGCGGAGGCGGCGACATCATCAACATCTCTTCACTGGCGGGGAAGAATCCGATCGCGGGGGGCGCCGCCTACAACGCGAGCAAGTTCGGTCTCAACGGCTTCAGCGAAGCGCTGATGATGGAAGTGCGCTACGACGGAATCCGCGTGTCGTACGTGATGCCCGGCAGCGTGGCCACCGAGTTCGGCCGCGGCTCGACCGCCAAGCAAGGCTGGGCGCTGACCGCCGAAGACGTGGCTCGAGGAGTCATGAGCCTGCTGCGCGCGCCGAGGCACGCGCTGTTCTCGCGGATCGAGATGCGTCCGAGTCAGCCGCCGCGCAAGAGCTGAAGCGGCTAGTCGCGGAGGCCGAGGCGTCCGCCGCCGGCGCCACCCAGCGCGGCGCCGAGATCGAGCGCGCCTCCGCCGAGCCCGCTGCGGAGCCCTGGGTTCTGCCTCCAGATCGCGCGTCCGGTTTCCTCGAGGCGGCCGACCACCTGGTTCCGGCTCATCTCGGGGTACTTCGAAGAGACCAGCGCGGCGCCTCCGGCGACCCAAGGCACCGCCATCGACGTGCCGCTCCACACCGCGTAACCACCCCCGGCGAACGAGCTGCGGATCGACACGCCCGGCGCGCAGATGCCGATCTCCGTGCCGTGCGCGCTGAATGACGCCAGCTGGTCTGCTTCGTCCAGCGCCGCGACTCCGATCACACAGTGGTAGTTGGCGGGGAACTCGACGACCTCGGTGGGCCCGCTGTTCCCGGCGGCGGCCACGCAGATCACACCCGCCAGAACCGCCTCTTCCATGGCCATCGTCACCGCCGGACTCTTCACGGTTCCGCCCAGGCTCATGTTGAGAACCTTGGCCCCGTTGGCGACCGACCACCGGATCCCCTGCGCCACCATCAGCATGTCGCCGCGGCCTTCGCTGTCGAGCACACGCACGATCGCGAGCTCCGCGTCGGGCGCGACCATCTTCAGAAGGCCGGCGACGTGTGTGCCGTGCCCCGCGCCCTCGTCGAGGTCGCCGTCATAGTCGTTGTCGATGCCGTCGGCCACTTCGCTCGGATCCGCGTCATTGTCGACGAAGTCCCATCCCCCGCTGATCCGGTCACGGATCCACGGGTGGTCGAGCTCGGCGCCGGTGTCGAGCACCGAGATCTTCACGCCGGCCCCGCGACTCTGGATCTGCGCTTCCTGAAGGTTGCAGGCCGTGGTCGCCGGCTGGGATTCGCACGCCTCGGGACTGCCCCATCCGTCGTCGAAGGCCCAGCTCTTCTGGCGCGATTCCGCGGTCTCGACGGGGGCGTTCTTCTCCGCGGTCAGCACGCGCGGATCCTTCGCGACCTTGGCCAGCAGGTCATCCGCGGTCTCCTCGTAGCTGGGCTTCAAGCCGGCCACGCGCCAGCCGTTGCGGGTGACCGTCGCGTTGTAACTGGCCGCCACCGCGGCTCCGTCCACCCCCTCCGCCAGCGTGACGAGAACGGTCTCTTTACGATAACCGGCCGCCGTCTGATCGTCGGGATCCGTCTCGCCCGAGGTGGTGACCGTGGCGGCCACGGGACTCATCGGCAGGCGCTGCCCCGAGCAGCCGCTGAACAGTGCGGCGCATAGCAATAGGAGGGACGTCGGAAACGCGGCCTGGATAGCCGCTCGCGGACGCCCAGGGTGTCGATACATCGAGAATTCCCCCAGCGAGACGGCGTGCGGGCGGCATTCTAGCATGCTCTCGCCCCTCACTCCGCCCTTTCCGGCGCCATCGCGCCGGCGCGCGGCCCGCCCAGCACGACGAAGCCCGCCCAATCCAGCGGATGGGCATCGCCCGCCGCGAAATCGGCCTGCGTCGTGGAGACCGCCTGCCCCAGCGGAAGACCGGTGGCGAGGCCCCGGTAGACGTCTCCCATGAAGCGAGCGGCCGCCGAGTCGTCCACGTCCCACTGCGCCGCCAGCACCGCTCCCGCTCCGGCGAGCAGCAGACTGCGTGGAAAGCCGAACCACTCTTCGCCCGGCCGCACCAGAGCGCGTGCGGTCTGGCACGCCGAGAGCGCCACCCCTCGTGCCGAGAGCTTCAGGCCATCCAGCTCCTCGGCGAGCAGCCAGCGGTCGCTCAGGCGCACGCCAGACCGTCCTGCCTGGTAGACCCCGTGACCCGCGAAGTGGATCCAGCCCGCGCGCGGGGCCATGGCGAGGAATCGCTCGGCCGTCGCCTCCTCACCCGCCAGCACCACGGCGTCCGGCATGAAATGGCGGATCGCTTCGGCTTCGGCCAGCACGTTCTCCAGCTCCTCGCCAAGGGCGGCGACGACGAGCGGCGGCCCCGCGGCTCGACGGCTGCGCCGCGACGATCCCCATGCGAGCCGCAACCCCGGCACCAGGGTGATGCGTGACGCCGCGCACAGCGGGCGCCCGTCGGGCAGCGGCAGCGCGGCCCACGGAAGACGGCCGAGCGGGCCCGCTGGAACGATCGCGAGATCGGTTGGCACGCCCCCTTTGGCTTCGAGCGCCGGCCACAACGCCAGAGAGGCCACTTCCTCGAGCGCGGCCTTCAAGGCCGCGGTGACTTCGCGGCGGGAACGGGGCTCGAGCGCGGCGCGTCGCAGCTCGAAGAGGAGACCGTGAGAAAGCCGCGAAAGCTCGCCCTCCTCCACCACGCGCGGCATCATCTCGAGCCGCTCGCGCTCGACCATGAATCCCGACATCACGCCGCGATGGAGCGTGAAATCGAGCAGCGCGGACCCGTTGACGAGTCCCGCGCGCACGTCCCGGATGCCGAACGCGGGAGCGATCGAGGCCGAGAGCGCGCGTCTCACGGCAGGCTTGGCGGGGCGCTCGATCACGGCGCCGAGCGACGCGGATCGGGTGCCACGCTCGCGGTCTCGAGCCAGTCGTCCCGCCGCCCAGCTGCGGACGTCGTCGCGCGCCCGACCGCCTCGCCAGGCCGAGGCCAGCACGCGGCCACGTCCGCGCTCCAGCGCCTCGAATGCCGCCTCGGGCCGGCCCGCCTCCATCTCGAGCGCCGCGAGCTCCTGGTGCGGCCGCCCCCACTCGCCCCAGAAGCTGGCGCGCCATTGCTCGTCGAGAATGCCGGCTGCCAGTCGCTCCGCAGCCCTGGCCGCACGGATCAGGTGACGCCGCGCCGCGGCACGATCTCCTCGCCGCCGGGCCAGCTCGGCGGCGGCCACCAGAACCAGATAGCTCAGGCGGGCCGTAGGCCTTTGCCGTGCGGCGCGCCGCGCGCGCTCGAGCGTGGCGTGGGCACCGCGTGCGCCGGATTCGAGCCGCGCGTGCGTGAGCAGCGCGAGCGCGCAGCCTTCGCGCTCGGCATCGCCGGCCCACGCGAAGCGCCGCGCCGCGGACGCCAGCAGCGGCGCGGCGGACGAAGGACTCCCCTGGCTCCACCACGCGGTCGCCAGACCGACCAGCGCTTCGCCCGCCCACACGGCGTTGCCTTCGCCATGGAAGTCCGCCAGGGCGCGCTCGAGCCCGGCGCGCGCCGCGGCCCGCCGGCCGAGACGGAACTGCGCGAGCGCCGCGAACACTTCCGCCTTCGCGCGCTCGTAGATCATGCCGAGCTCGCGGAAGGACGTGATCGCCGTGCGCGCTTCCTCGAGCGCGCCGTCGTGATCGCCGAGCCGGAGCAGAATTTCCGAGCGATCCAGCGAGGTGAGCGCGACGATGGACGGCACGCCGTTCTGCCGCGCCTGCTCGCGCGCTCGCAGCAGGCCGTCGAGCGAGCGCTCGTGACGATGCTCGAGGAAATCGAGGTACGCGAGGTTGTACTCGGCGTTCAGCGCCTCGACCGGGAAGCCTCCCGACAGGCTCGAGCGGCGCGCGCCGCGATAGAGGCGCCGCGCTTCCGTCGTGCGTCCGAGCAGCGAGAGGCAGTTGGCGATGTTCCCGTCCACCATTCCGGAGCCGCGCGGGTCACCGGCGCGCGCCAGGTAGCGCCGGGCCTCGCGATAGCGCTCGAGAGCGACGTCCGGGCGATCGAGCCGGTGATAGAGATTGCCCTCGTTGTTGAGGAGTCGCGCCTGGGACATCCGGTCGCCGGCTTTCACCAGCGCGCGCCGTCCGCGCGCGGCCACCGCTTCGGCTTCCTGGTAGCGGCCCAGATACATGAGCGTGTCGACGAGACCGATGGCGCAGCGTCCCGTCTCGCGCGCTTCACCGGCCCGGCCGAACCAGTCTTCGGCGCGCCGGTAGGCGTGCGCCGCGGCAGGCAGACGGCTCAGGGCTCGCAGCAGGTGGCCGCGCAGGCGCCACAGCTCGCCGCGACGAGCGGCCGATGCGCCGCGGGTCGCCTTCCCGAACTCGCGCGACAGCATCGACCAGGCATCCTGCGGGCGGCTTCGCCTGAGCGCCTCGACGTCCGCGATCAGTCGCGCGCCGGAATCGTCGTCCGAGCGAGCGGTGTCCCTCATAATTCGATCGGAGGCAGGCGCCAGCCCTGTCCCGGTCCCTGCACGGTGACGCTCGTCTCGCCGGCCGGCACGCGCTCGATCGAGAAACGTCCGGCGGAATCGGGCCAGGCCATCGACGACTCGGCGCCGGCCGTCACCTCGATACGGTAGAGCGCAGGATCCGGCGCCGCGAGGCAGCCGCGAATGGTCACGGAATCTCCGGTCTCGGGCTCGGCCTCGAGCTCGAGCTCGTGTGCGTCGAGCGCGAAGCGCAGCCATCGCGCCTCGCCGACCGCGCGGCGCGCGGCGTGGGGGATCGGATCCTGACGCGAATCGAAGAGCAGGCGCGCGATCTGCCACGCGAATCCGGCGAATGCCGGACGCTCGGCCCTCACGCCGAAGACCTCGAGGGCTCGCGCGCGGATCTCGGAAGGCACGGGTGGCGTCCGATCGCCCCGCATGGCGACGGTCAGACGCCCCACCTCGTGCAAGAGCTCGCGGCAGCGCGAGCAGGATCCGGCAAGATGCTCCTCGACGTTGCGCCGGGCATTCGCATCCAGGCGTTCCTCGAGATAGTCGAGGATCAGTCGAACGTCGAGGTGTCGACGACCGATGGGCGGTCGCTTCATGCTCGGTCCTCCTGAACCGGCTGGCTGAGCCATTCCCCGAACACGCCCAGCCGGAAGCCTTCCGGCCCTCCGGTTCCTGAATCAAAGGTGGGCTCGCCGGCCTCGGTGATACGTGGGCCCTCGCAATAGAGCGCTCCCATGGCGGTCCGGAGCCGCTCGATGCATCGCGCACGAGTCGGTCCGATCGACCCCATGGGCACCCCCAGGCGTCGCGAAATCTCGGCGTAGGCGGGAGAGGGTTCCTCGAAATAGAGCGCCTCGAGCAGCCTCTGGCAGCGGGGAGCCAGCGCCGCCAGCGCCAGCCGGATCATGGCCTGCTCCTCGAGACGCTCGAGGTCGGCCCCGACCGGAGGCTCGTTGGCGGCCAGCCGTGGGATCTCCTCGGGAGCCACGGCGAGAGCGTGCTCCCGGCGCCGGCGCAGCGCCGTCGCCCGGGCGATGCGCTGGGTGGTGCTGGACAGCCAGCGCACGAGCGAGCGCGAGTCCTGAAGGCGCGGGAGCCCGGAGACCAGGGCGGTGAACACCTCCTGGAAGACGTCTCCGAGGTCGGCGTCCGAGAGTCGATATGAGCGGGCCACGGCGTAAACCAAGCGTTCGTGACGCCGCACCAGCGCTTCCCAAGCCCGCGCCTCGCCCGCCAGGCAGGCTTCGACCAGCCGCGAGTCCTCGACCGGGTCGAGGCGTGGGAGCGAGCTCATGGCGGCAGTATGCCACGCGCTCGCACGGGGTTCGCGCCCATGTATCAAAGCCGTGCCTCTTCCCACCTATGGAAGCGCGGGACCCGGTCGCCGACCAGGGTCGAGCCGCATGAGCGATGAAAGGCGAGGCTGGCGCTACTGCGCAGGCTCGCCTCGATGAAATGGGCGCGGCTTGGTTGCATGCCTGGAGCCCGTGTGGCCCGTCTTCGCCGGTCTAGGCCGGAGAAGGCGACCCTCGGGTGCGGCCGGCCGCGCACCAGCTCTTGACCTGTGCCGGCTTCCGGCGCCGGTCGAATTTCGGGTGGCTGAGGCGGCGGTTCTGAGGCTTGTTATCTGCCTGGAGACACAAGCTTCAGTCCGCTGCCTGGCCTCCCGGAGCCGCGTTCGGACCCCACCCACGCGCGTCCGTCCGCCTCTCTTTCCAGCGGGTTGTCCCTCCCGCGAAGCCTCGGCTACCGTTTCCGTCGGCATCCGCGCCCGCGGACGAACAAGGCCCGACGACGATCCCGGCTCGAACGGTCCGTGAACACCTAGAGGAGGCAGGTTTGAAACTCACCCGCTGGATTACGACGACGCTGGCGATCGCCCTGATGAGCTCGATGGCGCCGAGCGCGCGCGCCGCCGATGACGCTCCGTTCTGGACCGGCAAGCCCGACGCCGCCACCTTCACGAAGAAAGGCCTCGATCGCATCGAGGCCGCCAAGGCGTCGATCGCGAAGATGACCGCCGTGAAGGGCAAGCGGACCGTCGAGAACACGCTCACGCACTATGACGAGGCTCTGCGTCAGCTCGACATGGCCGGCTCTCAAGCCAGCCTGATCGAGAATGTCAGCACGGACTCCACGACTCGCGCCGCGGCCGAGAAGCTGACCCAGGACGTGTCGGCCTATGGCACGGAGCTGTCGCTCAACCGTCCGGTGTACGAAGCGCTCAAGGCGATCGACGTCAGCACCCTCGACGCCGAGACTCGCTACTACGTGCAGCACGAGCTGCGGGACTTCAAGCTCGCCGGCGTCGACAAGGACGACGCCACGCGCGCCAGGATCAAGGCGCTGCGCGAGGAGCTGGTCAAGATCGGCCAGGAGTTCGACCGCAACATCCGCGAAGACGTGCGCAGCATCCAGGCGA contains:
- a CDS encoding S8 family serine peptidase; amino-acid sequence: MAATVTTSGETDPDDQTAAGYRKETVLVTLAEGVDGAAVAASYNATVTRNGWRVAGLKPSYEETADDLLAKVAKDPRVLTAEKNAPVETAESRQKSWAFDDGWGSPEACESQPATTACNLQEAQIQSRGAGVKISVLDTGAELDHPWIRDRISGGWDFVDNDADPSEVADGIDNDYDGDLDEGAGHGTHVAGLLKMVAPDAELAIVRVLDSEGRGDMLMVAQGIRWSVANGAKVLNMSLGGTVKSPAVTMAMEEAVLAGVICVAAAGNSGPTEVVEFPANYHCVIGVAALDEADQLASFSAHGTEIGICAPGVSIRSSFAGGGYAVWSGTSMAVPWVAGGAALVSSKYPEMSRNQVVGRLEETGRAIWRQNPGLRSGLGGGALDLGAALGGAGGGRLGLRD
- a CDS encoding CHAT domain-containing tetratricopeptide repeat protein, giving the protein MRDTARSDDDSGARLIADVEALRRSRPQDAWSMLSREFGKATRGASAARRGELWRLRGHLLRALSRLPAAAHAYRRAEDWFGRAGEARETGRCAIGLVDTLMYLGRYQEAEAVAARGRRALVKAGDRMSQARLLNNEGNLYHRLDRPDVALERYREARRYLARAGDPRGSGMVDGNIANCLSLLGRTTEARRLYRGARRSSLSGGFPVEALNAEYNLAYLDFLEHRHERSLDGLLRAREQARQNGVPSIVALTSLDRSEILLRLGDHDGALEEARTAITSFRELGMIYERAKAEVFAALAQFRLGRRAAARAGLERALADFHGEGNAVWAGEALVGLATAWWSQGSPSSAAPLLASAARRFAWAGDAEREGCALALLTHARLESGARGAHATLERARRAARQRPTARLSYLVLVAAAELARRRGDRAAARRHLIRAARAAERLAAGILDEQWRASFWGEWGRPHQELAALEMEAGRPEAAFEALERGRGRVLASAWRGGRARDDVRSWAAGRLARDRERGTRSASLGAVIERPAKPAVRRALSASIAPAFGIRDVRAGLVNGSALLDFTLHRGVMSGFMVERERLEMMPRVVEEGELSRLSHGLLFELRRAALEPRSRREVTAALKAALEEVASLALWPALEAKGGVPTDLAIVPAGPLGRLPWAALPLPDGRPLCAASRITLVPGLRLAWGSSRRSRRAAGPPLVVAALGEELENVLAEAEAIRHFMPDAVVLAGEEATAERFLAMAPRAGWIHFAGHGVYQAGRSGVRLSDRWLLAEELDGLKLSARGVALSACQTARALVRPGEEWFGFPRSLLLAGAGAVLAAQWDVDDSAAARFMGDVYRGLATGLPLGQAVSTTQADFAAGDAHPLDWAGFVVLGGPRAGAMAPERAE
- a CDS encoding SDR family oxidoreductase, giving the protein MGDFSGKVAVVTGGNRGIGRGIASALAQEGATVALTSRTASTAEKAAREIGSGALGFACDVRRHDQVAALFGQVEQRCGGTDILINNAGIGVFGPAADMSPEDWHAVIDTNLSGVFYCCREAIPQMRRRGGGDIINISSLAGKNPIAGGAAYNASKFGLNGFSEALMMEVRYDGIRVSYVMPGSVATEFGRGSTAKQGWALTAEDVARGVMSLLRAPRHALFSRIEMRPSQPPRKS
- a CDS encoding sigma-70 family RNA polymerase sigma factor, with product MSSLPRLDPVEDSRLVEACLAGEARAWEALVRRHERLVYAVARSYRLSDADLGDVFQEVFTALVSGLPRLQDSRSLVRWLSSTTQRIARATALRRRREHALAVAPEEIPRLAANEPPVGADLERLEEQAMIRLALAALAPRCQRLLEALYFEEPSPAYAEISRRLGVPMGSIGPTRARCIERLRTAMGALYCEGPRITEAGEPTFDSGTGGPEGFRLGVFGEWLSQPVQEDRA